From the Sphingobacteruim zhuxiongii genome, the window TAGGTGCCCAACGATCGAGAAATGCTTTCTGTGATTCGGCTGTAAATCCTACCTCATTATACAGCTTAACAATTTGCTCATAGCCTTCGCGAAGTGCGCCAATTGCTGCGGCCATTGGGCTTTGAAATTCGCCAAATTCTGTCATTTGCATGCAGTAATTGCTTAGATCCACTACAAATTCTTGAAAATTGCTGTCCGAGGGTAATTTCGAATGTGAGAATGGATCCATCAGCGCATTTAAGCTAAAATATTTCTCCGCTTTATCGTCCTTTAAGAAATTTAGAACTGCTTCCTTATCCATTTCTTTAAAATTGGGGATCAAGGGGTAAAAAGCATATTTGACTTCCATATCTAAAAGCGGAATTACTTCATTTAAAAAGTCTACTTTTTTATTTTCGGCAATCAATTCGGATAGCCAAGTATCATTCAAAAAGGTAAGTTTTCTTTTTTTCGTGTTTGAAAATGGATTGCCTGGTAAGTTAGGTAAGCTGCGACGAGAAAAAGGAAACATAATTGGCTCTTTACCGGAGCTTAGATAATGGTATTCTTCGTCTTTTTTATAAAAAATTCCTCCACGACCCTCCGTCAATTCAAGCATCGCGTCCAAAAAGGTTAACCCGGTTCCCCAAACAGCCACTTCTGCACGTGCTGGAATCTCATTTAGTTTGTCAATAGGATAAATCTCATCAATAATAGAATAGCCCGCATTTTGATTTGATTTTAAATAAGAAAAGCTAGTATTCTGATAGGAGTGACCTGTTGCAAACAATATTGAATCGTAATGGAAAGGAATGTCTTGCGCTTTAGCTTTTAAGGAAAATTGATCTTCTTCAATATCAAGATCAATAATATCCTCTTTCAATAAGTGCACAATAATTTGAGGATGCTTTTCTTTGATGATAGACATACATGCGTCAAGAAAATAGTAGCCAAGTAATTCGCGTGTGCATAGGTGATCCCATTTAACTTCCTGACTCGAGTTGCTATATTTCTGTAACCAACCTATCAAATTTAACTTATTTGAATGCTGGTCTTCATCCTCATGCTGTTCCCAACAAGTGATC encodes:
- a CDS encoding FAD/NAD(P)-binding protein; this translates as MIWDSSNLDSALLNLPNEIDSLICSVEQLEEYCENEPYIAIVGGGPKGFYALDSFLSRAKDYLKQPQFKDKKLNVHWYNDNRNFATGPHFNTDLPSYFLVNRCIAEITCWEQHEDEDQHSNKLNLIGWLQKYSNSSQEVKWDHLCTRELLGYYFLDACMSIIKEKHPQIIVHLLKEDIIDLDIEEDQFSLKAKAQDIPFHYDSILFATGHSYQNTSFSYLKSNQNAGYSIIDEIYPIDKLNEIPARAEVAVWGTGLTFLDAMLELTEGRGGIFYKKDEEYHYLSSGKEPIMFPFSRRSLPNLPGNPFSNTKKRKLTFLNDTWLSELIAENKKVDFLNEVIPLLDMEVKYAFYPLIPNFKEMDKEAVLNFLKDDKAEKYFSLNALMDPFSHSKLPSDSNFQEFVVDLSNYCMQMTEFGEFQSPMAAAIGALREGYEQIVKLYNEVGFTAESQKAFLDRWAPNINHLAYGPPREVSEKFFCLMREGYINFLFSEMPSVTQSGNSIRLKNKYIEKDFQFLLNARVPKGNLRLNNNSLFDRMLEKSIIKEWINDSYRTGAIELDEFGKPTGLNENLQLYFYGIPEEGQMVNKDNILRTQNNNAVSWAEQGLFEIQKRYVSGKERGAYDGQNFNLDSA